Proteins encoded within one genomic window of Triticum aestivum cultivar Chinese Spring chromosome 2D, IWGSC CS RefSeq v2.1, whole genome shotgun sequence:
- the LOC123054840 gene encoding uncharacterized protein, which produces MENPDGARKKKGRRRSGGEASASFDRDVFPILLAAVTPTTGPNQRASSSAAAAARLLRRLLSRSPPAPALSPLPGSLVALLPLLLSSSSHSVAALSCEVMGAAALQSMEAAEALASDGGVAGGLARALGGGSQRVAEAACNAVMDLSASPVGRERLSGSPVLPRLLYLFSQVESISRAVGSGSTGCQARVSEPSKCLYLIVDTVVLMVNSCKVGKLHNLQQELVRKVTLLLYEVWSKVRLLQSSTDCTNWKDQLQSRPYEISEAIFRLTMDLDCPAHLEPDEVRKSFFGQTESDVEKFALMYWENSPYLYRKRQSDLEGDDVFTALHNAFDLRTPDAIVESFIRGLVSCPAIASDELNIDSFLDEVHDSLGAPVKYRQDVRVVRTRDQTSTGSGVEEHFFDDGMVFPDGTAFVEQCKDAIKNGFSIALRGMEFRSEKVAAIASALADLFGQPSVGANIYFSPPGSQGLARHYDDHCVLVWQLLGRKKWKIWPNTKSILPRLYEPFHSLDGLVDDSGGRVEVLHEGDIMYVPRGHVHEAHTDVDEGESEVDVSTNYSLHLTLAIEVEPPFEWEGFVHIALHCWLEEQELVRSPGSVQSKLEEQAPLFALLLHVAIRLLSNSDPSLRKACMVAAKLPSSSNSLRSSHRSTFAEILHNINRNCGFEDALRSVELVVKERNDEPFQWMSWLRHLPQQHGRSRIDFCDVLGPLEELLDMFISDRERASADFADFKSRFCSRAVYDDACREFEALLVLYRTARTRYAKGMLALHGKHGG; this is translated from the exons ATGGAGAATCCCGacggggcgaggaagaagaaggggaggaggagaagcGGCGGCGAGGCGTCCGCCTCCTTCGACCGCGACGTCTTCCCCATCCTCCTCGCGGCCGTCACGCCAACGACCGGACCGAACCAacgcgcctcctcctccgccgccgccgccgcgcgcctcctgCGCCGCCTTCTCTCCCGCTcgcccccggcgccggcgctctccCCTCTCCCCGGATCCCTCGTCGCGCTCCTACCGCTCCTCCTCTCCTCCAG CTCGCATTCCGTGGCCGCGCTGAGCTGCGAGGTGATGGGCGCGGCGGCGCTGCAGTCCATGGAGGCCGCCGAGGCGCTAGCATCCGACGGCGGGGTCGCCGGTGGCTTGGCGCGGGCGCTGGGGGGTGGCAGCCAGCGAGTGGCCGAGGCTGCCTGCAATGCCGTGATGGATCTGTCGGCGTCTCCGGTTGGCAGGGAACGTCTCTCGGGCTCCCCTGTTCTGCCGAGGCTATT GTATCTATTTTCTCAGGTGGAATCTATTTCCAGGGCTGTTGGTAGCGGGAGCACCGGGTGCCAAGCAAGAGTTTCAGAGCCAAGTAAATGTTTGTACTTGATCGTCGACACAGTGGTGCTCATGGTGAACTCCTGTAAAGTCGGCAAGTTACACAATCTGCAACAGGAGCTAGTTAGAAAAGTTACGCTTTTGTTGTATGAAGTATGGAGCAAAGTTAGACTCTTGCAGTCATCAACAGACTGCACCAACTGGAAGGATCAACTTCAAAGCAGACCATATGAGATATCTGAAGCTATTTTTAGGCTTACGATGGATCTTGATTGTCCAGCCCACCTGGAACCTGATGAAGTCAGAAAAAGCTTTTTTGGACAAACGGAATCTGATGTCGAAAAGTTTGCCCTGATGTACTGGGAAAACTCACCTTATTTATACAGGAAGAGACAAAGTGATCTGGAGGGGGATGATGTGTTCACTGCATTGCATAACGCTTTTGATCTTAGAACACCAGATGCTATTGTCGAGTCATTCATACGGGGCCTTGTTTCTTGCCCTGCTATTGCTTCGGATGAACTAAACATAGATTCATTTCTTGATGAGGTTCACGATTCCTTGGGTGCTCCTGTGAAGTATAGGCAAGATGTAAGAGTCGTGAGAACACGAGATCAGACCTCAACAGGATCTGGGGTGGAGGAGCATTTCTTTGATGATGGCATGGTCTTCCCAGATGGAACTGCATTTGTTGAACAATGTAAGGACGCAATCAAGAATGGTTTCTCAATCGCCTTGCGTGGCATGGAGTTCCGGTCTGAAAAAGTTGCTGCTATAGCCTCTGCTCTAGCTGATCTATTTGGTCAGCCTTCTGTAGGGGCCAACATATACTTCTCACCCCCAGGATCTCAAGGCCTGGCCCGGCATTATGACGACCACTGTGTGCTTGTTTGGCAGCTACTTGGGCGCAAGAAGTGGAAGATCTGGCCCAATACAAAGTCAATTTTGCCTAGACTATATGAACCCTTTCACTCTTTAGATGGCTTGGTGGATGATAGTGGCGGAAGGGTGGAAGTTCTACATGAAGGAGACATAATGTATGTTCCTAGAGGCCATGTGCATGAGGCTCACACTGACGTCGACGAAGGTGAATCTGAAGTCGACGTGTCCACCAACTACTCGCTCCATTTGACCCTTGCCATCGAAGTTGAGCCACCCTTTGA ATGGGAAGGGTTTGTGCACATTGCTCTGCACTGCTGGTTGGAGGAGCAGGAACTTGTGAGGAGCCCTGGATCTGTCCAGTCCAAGCTGGAAGAACAAGCTCCGTTATTTGCTCTCCTGCTGCATGTGGCCATCAGGTTGCTCTCCAACAGCGATCCTAGCCTTCGAAAAGCGTGCATGGTTGCGGCAAAGCTCCCGTCATCCAGTAACTCTCTGAGAAGCAGCCATAGGTCAACCTTCGCTGAGATACTCCACAACATCAACAGGAACTGTGGCTTCGAGGATGCGCTGAGGTCAGTCGAGCTCGTGGTCAAGGAGAGAAACGATGAGCCCTTCCAGTGGATGTCCTGGCTCCGGCATCTCCCGCAGCAGCACGGTCGCAGCAGGATCGACTTCTGCGACGTCCTGGGGCCCTTGGAAGAGCTTCTTGACATGTTCATCTCCGATCGTGAGCGAGCCTCGGCCGATTTCGCCGATTTCAAGTCAAGGTTCTGTAGTCGTGCCGTGTACGACGACGCCTGCAGGGAGTTCGAGGCGCTGCTCGTTCTGTATCGGACGGCTCGGACGCGGTACGCCAAGGGCATGCTCGCGTTGCACGGGAAGCATGGTGGGTGA